The bacterium region ATGATATTGCTTTTAGATGTAATATAATCAATGTTTCAGAAAATAAAATAGTAAGTCATTCAGCAGGGCATTTTGATGCTGATGAAGGGAAACAATTGATAGATTCCTTAAATGAAAAATTAGGTAGGGAAAATATAGAATTTTATTCTGGTGTTGATTATAGACATGTACTTGTTATGAGAGAAAAATATTCAGAAAAAGTAAGATGTTATCCTCCACATGATTTTTTAGGTGAAAATTTTTATTCTTTATTACCAACTGAAACTGAAAAGGAAGGAGAAGAAACATCTGAAATTTTAAGAGAAATGATTGAGAAATCTAAAGAAATTCTTGAAGATCATCCTGTAAATTTAAAAAGGGAAAAAGCAGGAAAAATGAAAGGCAATTTAATGTGGCCATGGTCACCTGGTAAAAAACCAGACATGGAGACATTTCAGGAAAGGTTTAACATAAAAGGAGCGGTTATTTCAGGAGTTGACCTTATAAAAGGTATTGGTATTTACTGTGGTTTTGAAGTTATAAATGTTGAAGGAGCAACAGGTGATTATAGAACAAATTATGAAGGAAAAGCACAAAAATCAATTGAATCACTAAAAGAATACGATTTTGTTTATGTTCATGTTGAGGCGCCTGATGAAGCAAGTCATGAAGGAAATATTGAATTAAAAATTAAATGTATTGAGGATTTTGATAAGCGACTTGTTGGTAATATTTTAAGGAATATAGATATTTCAGATATTTCAATAGCAATATTACCTGACCATTATACTTCCGTAATTACAGGAAAACATACTGGTGAACCTGTTCCCTTTCTTATATATAAACCAGACCAGTTACCAGATGAAGTAAAGAAATTTGATGAAATAAGTTGTAAAAATGGTTTTTATAAAATTCTTGAAGGAACATCTTTTATTTATAAACTTATTTCATAAATTTTCAATGGAAATTATTATGTCAGGCACAAAAGGACAAAGTAATCAAGAGTGCAAAATATAAAACAAAAATATAAAATGAAATAAGAAAAAGCCCCCTCACCCTCCCTCTCCCCACAGGGGAGAGGGAAAGAAGAGAGGGGAATGTATTTCCTTCTCCCCTTGGGGAGAAGATTAAGATGAGGGGGAAATTTGACATATCTTGCTACTTGCATTAAATCCACCTTCATCCCTTTTTGCTAAAGGGGGGACATTTGTCTCCTTCCTTTATCAAAGGAAGGTGGGGATGGATTTAAAAAGTATTTTTTCTCTACTTTTTACTCATCACTAAAATATGAACGAAGTGAAGTGATACTAAATTAGAGGTATAATTTATATAGGATAGAAAAATGTACATTATAATAGTTGGATGTGGAAAAACAGGTAAGTATCTGGCTGAAATTTTACAGGCAGACCATAATGTTGTTGTAATTGATAAAGAAAAAGAAGCAATAGATAATTTAGGTGAATATTTTAATGGAATTACTATTTTAGGTGATGGTATGGATATAGATGTTTTAAAAGATGCAGGGATTGAAAAAGCAGATGCTCTTGCAGTTACAACAAGTAATGATAATACAAATGTTCTAATAGCACAAATTGGGAAAAAAATTTTTAATTTAACAAAAGTTGTTGCAAGAGTTTCTGCCCCTGAAAAAGCCGAATTATACAGAACTCTTGGTGTTGAAACAGTAAATAGCACTGCAATTTTTGCTTCTCTTATAAGAGATAAAATTATTGAAGAGAAATTTTCTGCTTATATTCTTGAAAGCAGTAAACTTACAACTATTGAGATATTAACAAATAGTAAATTAGCAGGGAAAAAAGTGAACGAAATAAACATACCAGGAGAATTTCGTATAATTACAATAGTTAGAGAACAAGAACCAATTATTCCAGATGATGATACAGAAATACAAAAAAATGATACAATAGTTGGGCTTATAAAAATCAGTAGTTTGAAAAAGTTAAAGAGAGAGTTAGATTTATAAAATGAATATACTAATTGTTGGTGGTGGTAATATCGGTTATTATCTGGCTGAAAGATTGAGTGGGAGTCATTATGTTGTTCTTATTGAGAAAAAATTGACTGTTGGAGAAGAAATTGCAGGTAAAACAAATGTAATGGTAATTTTGGGAGATGGATGTGACCCACAGGTACTTAAAAAAGCAGGTATTAAAAAAGCAGATGTTGTAGCCGCAGTAACAGGAAATGATATAGATAATATAATAATATGTCAATTGGCAAAAGATATTTATAATGTGGAAAGAACAGTTGCTATTGTTAATAATCCTAAAAATCAAATTGTTTTTACAAAATTAGGAATAGATGTTGCTATTGATAGTACAGCCATTATTGCAAAGATAATTGAAGATGAAATTGGATGGGAGGACTTTGTAAATCTTTTTGCATTTAAAAAAGGTAATTTATCACTTTTGAGAATTGACCTTCCAGAGACATCACCTATTATTAACATGCCAATAAAAGAACTAAATTTACCAGAAGATTCAGTTATTGTTGCAGTTATAAGAAATAATAAAATACTTGTTCCAACACAGGACTTTATTTTAAGAGAGAAGGATGAAATAATAACTATTACAAAAGCAGGAAATGAGTCAGACCTGTTTAAAAATTTAATTGGAGAGATTGAAGAGTGACAAATAAATTTTCATTTCTGATGCCGAGATTTCAAATAAAAAAAATCACAAAGTATTTAACCATATTTTTAAATGGCGTTTTGGGAATATTTATTGAAATTATATATACACTTGGAATTTTTTTACTCTCTTCAATTATTTGTTTCTTATTTTATATACTTATAATTTTTTAAAAAAATGATACCGCAATTTTCAAGAGATGATTTTAAAGTTGTAATTTATTATATTGGCAATTTAATAGTATATTTAGGTATTATGATGTTATTGCCTCTTTTTGTTGGAATTATAAATAATGAAATAAATCCTTCTCTTGATTTTATCATATCTTCTTTATTATGTTTATCAATTGGTAATTTCATTATGTATAAATTTCCATATAACCCGGATATAAACTGGCGACAGGGAATGAGTATTGTTGCTCTTTCATGGATTGTCTGTATGTTTTTAGGAGCAATTCCTCTTTTTTTATCAGGGCATTATATCAGTTATTTAGATGCATGTTTTGAATCAATGAGCGCCTTTGCAACTACTGGTCTTGTTCTTGTAAATGACCTTGACCATATGGCATATGCTTACAACTTCTGGAGGCATTTTATGTGTTTTATTGGTGGTCAGGGAATAATTCTGGTTGGGCTTACATTTTCTGTTAGAGGTGGTGCTGGTATGAAAGTTTATGTAGGAGAAGGTAGAGAAGAAAAAATTTTCCCAAATATTGTTCAGACAGCAAGATTTATATGGGCAGTCAGCATTATTTATCTTTTTTTAGGAACACTTGTTCTTTTTTTTATATGTCTTTTTCATAATATAACTCCTGGAAGAGCGTTATTTCATTCAATTTGTATATTTATGGCTGGATGGGATACCAGTGGTTTTGCTGTTCAGAGTCAAAATATTCTTTATTATCATAGTGCAGCAATAAACCTTGTTACCACTCTTATATGTGTTCTTGGAGCATTTAATTTTGCAGTTCATTATACTGTCTGGACTGGTAAGATAAAAGAATTAGTTAAGAACTTTGAATTAAAATTATTTTTTGGTAGCATTATTGTTCTTTCGTCAATTGTATGTTTAGGGTTTTTAGGGCATTTTTCATTCCCAAACTTTTTTTCTTTTTTTAGATTAACTTTTTATCATTTAGTTTCTGCTCATACCGGTGTTGGTTATACTAATTCAACTATTTATCATTTTTTGAATTATTGGCCATCTTTTTCATTGATAGGACTTATTATTGCAATGGGTCTTGGAGGATGTTCCTGTTCAACCGCGGGAGGAATAAAAATCATTAGAATAGGGATTTTTTTTAAAGGAATAAAAAAAGAAATAAAAAGATTATTATTTCCTGATTCAGCAATATTGGT contains the following coding sequences:
- a CDS encoding cofactor-independent phosphoglycerate mutase, with the translated sequence MKYLILIMDGAADYPIEKLNGKTPLQVAKKINIDKLAEKSRCGLLKTIPENFSSGSVVANLSILGYDPEKYFKGRGVLEAAAMGIKLNKNDIAFRCNIINVSENKIVSHSAGHFDADEGKQLIDSLNEKLGRENIEFYSGVDYRHVLVMREKYSEKVRCYPPHDFLGENFYSLLPTETEKEGEETSEILREMIEKSKEILEDHPVNLKREKAGKMKGNLMWPWSPGKKPDMETFQERFNIKGAVISGVDLIKGIGIYCGFEVINVEGATGDYRTNYEGKAQKSIESLKEYDFVYVHVEAPDEASHEGNIELKIKCIEDFDKRLVGNILRNIDISDISIAILPDHYTSVITGKHTGEPVPFLIYKPDQLPDEVKKFDEISCKNGFYKILEGTSFIYKLIS
- a CDS encoding TrkA family potassium uptake protein: MYIIIVGCGKTGKYLAEILQADHNVVVIDKEKEAIDNLGEYFNGITILGDGMDIDVLKDAGIEKADALAVTTSNDNTNVLIAQIGKKIFNLTKVVARVSAPEKAELYRTLGVETVNSTAIFASLIRDKIIEEKFSAYILESSKLTTIEILTNSKLAGKKVNEINIPGEFRIITIVREQEPIIPDDDTEIQKNDTIVGLIKISSLKKLKRELDL
- a CDS encoding TrkA family potassium uptake protein; its protein translation is MNILIVGGGNIGYYLAERLSGSHYVVLIEKKLTVGEEIAGKTNVMVILGDGCDPQVLKKAGIKKADVVAAVTGNDIDNIIICQLAKDIYNVERTVAIVNNPKNQIVFTKLGIDVAIDSTAIIAKIIEDEIGWEDFVNLFAFKKGNLSLLRIDLPETSPIINMPIKELNLPEDSVIVAVIRNNKILVPTQDFILREKDEIITITKAGNESDLFKNLIGEIEE
- a CDS encoding potassium transporter TrkG, translated to MIPQFSRDDFKVVIYYIGNLIVYLGIMMLLPLFVGIINNEINPSLDFIISSLLCLSIGNFIMYKFPYNPDINWRQGMSIVALSWIVCMFLGAIPLFLSGHYISYLDACFESMSAFATTGLVLVNDLDHMAYAYNFWRHFMCFIGGQGIILVGLTFSVRGGAGMKVYVGEGREEKIFPNIVQTARFIWAVSIIYLFLGTLVLFFICLFHNITPGRALFHSICIFMAGWDTSGFAVQSQNILYYHSAAINLVTTLICVLGAFNFAVHYTVWTGKIKELVKNFELKLFFGSIIVLSSIVCLGFLGHFSFPNFFSFFRLTFYHLVSAHTGVGYTNSTIYHFLNYWPSFSLIGLIIAMGLGGCSCSTAGGIKIIRIGIFFKGIKKEIKRLLFPDSAILVEKFHNIRDVFIQDNQVKYATNIIILYILFYFIGAMVGTFYDYPFLYSLFESVSACANVGLSVGITTPSMPTLLKITYILEMWFGRLEFISIFVVIGFIFSLRSPE